In the genome of Terriglobales bacterium, one region contains:
- a CDS encoding YajQ family cyclic di-GMP-binding protein, translated as MPENSFDIVSKVDLQEVSNAIQQASKEIHTRFDLKDAKCNIALEGKDTIHLAAVDEYKVKAVNDVLQTKLVKRGVPLKALTYSAVEPAAGATVKQRITMQQGIPIEKAREIVKVVKNSKKKVQASIQGDLVRVSGRDRDTLQEIIALLRQQDFGIDMQFVNYRSQ; from the coding sequence ATGCCTGAGAACTCTTTCGACATCGTCAGCAAGGTGGACTTGCAGGAAGTCTCGAACGCCATCCAGCAGGCTTCGAAAGAGATCCACACCCGCTTCGACCTGAAGGACGCTAAGTGCAACATCGCGCTGGAGGGCAAAGACACGATCCACCTGGCGGCGGTGGATGAGTACAAGGTCAAAGCCGTCAACGACGTGCTGCAGACCAAGCTGGTCAAGCGCGGCGTACCGCTGAAGGCGCTGACATACAGCGCGGTCGAGCCGGCGGCGGGGGCCACGGTGAAGCAGAGAATCACCATGCAGCAGGGCATCCCCATCGAGAAGGCGCGGGAGATCGTGAAGGTGGTCAAGAACTCGAAGAAGAAAGTGCAGGCGTCGATCCAGGGAGACCTGGTGCGGGTGAGCGGGCGGGACCGCGACACGCTGCAGGAGATCATCGCGCTGCTCCGGCAGCAGGACTTCGGGATCGATATGCAGTTCGTCAACTACAGGAGTCAGTAG